aaaagctgaaatagatcattctctctactattattctgttattctgttattattattctgacatttcacattattaaaataaagtggtgatcctaactgacctaaaaaaaataaaaacggagtttaaatgaatttggctaaggtgtatgtaaacttctgacttcaactgtatatgtggtATTGTATTAGTGTTGTATTTATTAGGGTTCTGGTGAAAAGTAAtccactatgtaaggaatagcaGGGAGCCATTTAGGACTCATATAAAGAAGGAGCTACATTCATATTACTACGAAATGTATTCACAAAATCCCAACCGTATAAAAGTGAATGTACCAATAAAATGTCTGGAGTCCAATAATATTGTATTGGGACATTTCAATCATTATTTTTATTAGATGGGTTACTTCAAGCATGTGTGAATAATAACCGAATGTAACATCGACATGAACGAACCCATGTATCTCACAGCACGTACCCCCTCCCCTATCCCCCCCTCCAAAACCTGCAACAATGTGAAAGAAACAGAGACTGCATTGTAAAGGGCACACAACTTCCTTTCAGAGACCTATgggctataaagggaataggcttccatttgggacacacaaagAATTACATCTCTGTATCAATCTGTTTAACCTCTAAAGGATGGGGGGGTTCTACTAATCTAACgtatgtgtaacggcgttcttcgtttgtcgaaagagtcggaccgaaatgcagcgtggtggttactcatgtctttactgaaacaaatgacgatacatgaaataactaataaatacaaaaacaacaaacggaacgtgaaacctaattacagcctatctggtgaaactacacagagacaggaacaatcacccaccaaatacaaagtgaaactcgggctacctaaatacggttccccatcagagacaacaagaatcacctgactctgattgagaaccgcctcaggcagccaagcctaactagacacacccctaatcattagcaatcccaaatcctataaaaccccaatacgaaacacaacacataaacccatgtcacaccctggcctgaccaaaatatataacgaaaacacaaaacactatgaccaaggcgtgacaataagTTGTTTTAAGAATTACATCTCTGTATCAATCTGTTTAACCACTAAAGGATGGGGGGGTTCTACTAATCTAACATATGGAGTTGTTTTAAGAATTACATCTCTGTATCAATCTGTTTAACCTCTAAAGGATGGGGGGGTTCTACTAATCTAACATATGGAGTTGTTTTAAGAATTACATCTCTGTATCAATCTGTTTAACCTCTAAAGGATGGTTCCACTAatctaacatatggaattgttttaagatggtcataccatggctcatttagctatttgattttgaatttaataaggacccctgtaggtatgtaaaaacatattttaaGATTATTtaataaaacaatgaatttggcctttactacgatggcccatagaaacacattgaataacacattcataaatggcaaaacagaCTGTCAAAAAATACACcgtaaggaataaggttttgaagtgtctgtcctacatCTAGGAGATATTTAAATATTTATGGTTTTttgacacatacagtgccttcagaaagtattcacaccccttgacttattccacattttgttgtgttgcagcatgaatttaaaatggattaaatatatatttttcacccATCTTCAAACAATATTTTTTAGAAacgtttgcaaatttattgaaatacagaaatatctcatttagatAAGTAGTTACACCCCTgaggcaatactttgtagaaacacctttggcagtgatttacagctgtgagtctttctgagtacatctctaagagctttccacacctggattgtgcaatatttgcccatgaCTCGTTTAAAAATTCTTACATCtctttcaaattggttgttgatcaaaaCTTGAGAACCATTTTCAAGTAGattgaagtcaaaactgtaactcggctgctaagcaactctagtgtagatttggccttgtgttttaggttattgtcctgctgaaaggtcaattaatttcccagtgtctggtggaaagcaggctgaaccaggtttttcctctaggattttgcctgtgcttagctcaattCCATTTCttgtttatcctgaaaaactccccagtccttaacgattacaagcatacccataacataatgcagccactaCCATTcttaaaaatatggagagtggtactgagtaatgtgttgtattggatttgccacaaacataataCTTTGTTTTCAGGTCAATAATTATTTTGTTGgcgcaaaactacctccatacttccatgaTTTTTTTTAATACCAAATTACCTTCAGACCAGTTCCGCCGACATGGGAGGATATGGTGGTTTGAGAGGAAgcccagatatctctagcttaaactgtcTGATTTTGATGGGATTTTTGTATCATttgtttattatgttacttagatcgAAGCACGGGTGCATCAATAGACTATTAAGGGTTATGGTGTCTCCAGAGCCTTTCAAGCATTACCCCAGTAGTGTTTGACTCACTGTGGTTGTCAGTTGCgccccgtcattcagggcaggtgccccacctgttttgagccccacctgttcagataaaaaaaaagttttgcttgttttgcatgttatttttgcatgaatacgtgtcacatatcagtttgcaaacaatgttaaAAAATTGTTTGATTTAATAAAGCCAAAAACAAACCTGGTATTTTTTTGCTttattgagtaaggcagctcctaaatgcaggtgtttccaagctctttctgtggtggtgggacaGCCAGCGGACAATACAGAGCGCAGGGGTTGGTCATGTTCTCcagttgcaccgtgattggctcagtgttctgtcactcatagggacactacgtcaccgtaAAATCGATGGGGAGAGCTCAGatttcaagccccttgggtgctgccatagatttactttagaagtgcccatccaagaaggctcaacgtcattggccacagataaaattacgtcaaatcacgttatatctgattggactgatcatgtcaacatactttcaaaatcttagctagcaagctagcagacatcgtcatgaatcaagtcgacaatctactggcaaaaaCTTTTCGATCCTTGTCATATCAAGAGGAATTATGAAGGGAAATGATCTATAaaacgtatcagtgctcatcagccattggacatGAATATTACACagcaagttggaaattgcaaattcaacaatatgTGGTTttgaaggaatcagtggctaactgcaggcgttgcaaagcaatcactagcctgctagtCAGTGGAGAGGTTGTGTGGTCCAAATCTGGGTTTAGGGgtttcttttccaagcttaaaatgataaacattcacgCGCAACACCATGGGCCTGAAAAGGTTCAATACATTggtcatgctgtcaatccagcatgacttctggtgcattcaaaactactggaaactcggaactgggaaatctcagacttcagtgagttcaagacaactgggaactctgaaagaAAATAGCTCCCACTGGGAAAAAATGTTTTGATCGGTCATCCAACACGGAGTTCCAAGTCAGGAACTcgtgcctctttctagagctcgtacctgaagatcactgacggcatgattccatttttttttttttttttacagagttcacagttgtcttgaGCGCACCATAAAtctagagaatgccagactttgatgacaaaggttgatgacaaaatttgcccacaagaaggaccaccccgccaccttcctgttcaagtgaacaGAGCACAATAAGGGGAGTCCAacaatgtattgtatgctgctgcataaatgatgtaatatgccagggagatatgtatactgtagctaagtaatactaagtgtatgttgtgtagtaagctgttagaagGCCATGTGCTTCACCTTAATAATGTGGttcctttccccctcataacttagcctgcCATTCTGACttagtggtgcacatgtagcctatagcctgttttagagaaatgtcatcattgaatattgtatgaGCTttaattgtctgcttatatgcccccttcgtttatcctacagttctgatttggtgtacagggagaatactgtaagaacggcccatgttctgaattttgtcactgtacatttcaaaagtgctgaaaaaTGGTTGTATTGAATACATCCgtctcgctcattaatgtcttaatcgaaattatagattgcctcttatccgctcatctgtcccttatgccatagtttgtacatctcaattgttagtagaaaccacatttgtttaagcaagtcagccatatcatcTATGTTTGATGTAAAGGTATTAAATGAgggtgaatgaactgtttcgctgccagacaaggctccgctgatatccaggtgtagtggtgctaaggattcactccatggtgctgaaaagaaagctctgctgttgggataTCTTTATGTAGGCCTAAACAGTTTGTCAATGTTATAGTACAATTAatatattgtttagtgttgtgttgtggctttgctggcatgcatgaAAACAATTTGAGTttaccccaccaagatttacatccTAAAATCTGGAAGTGTTTTAAGACAGTAACAgcgccaacacacacatacacacacacacacacatacacacatacacacatacacacacacacacacacacatacacacatacacagacacacacacacatcactccaCCACACACATCACTCCACCACATGGTGTGCAGCTGTGCAGCACAAATGAGGGGCATGCCCATAGTGTACAGCCCATGCCCAGACGTACATACACCATTCTTAATGTCAGCATTTGTCTGTTGCACGTCATGGTACACTGCTATGTTCTCTGGGCCAGAAGGGGCCAGATGTCGTCCTAGCATTGGAATTCAAAGTAAAACAGGTGGCAGGCTGGAGATTCAGTGGGAGGCACTAAACCATCTAGTCTCTCATGTTAAGGCTATATCACCTCGACAACATGTGGAAAAGCAGATTCTGTCATTTCAGTGTGATTTAGGGGGGACATAATccaatgggagaggagaggagaggagaggagaggagaggagaggagaggagaggagaggagaggagaggagaggagaggagaggagaggagaggagaggagaggagaggagaggagaggagaggagaggagaggagaggagaggagaggagaggagaggagaggagaggagaggagaggagaggagaggagaggagaggagaggagaggagaggagaggagaggagaattcaGTACATTCTGCAAGGGGAAGACAATGTATTGAGTGGAGATGTTCAGGGTTATTTCCTGCTGTTTTCATTTTTTTGCACAATGTACAGTATGCAttaatatgtatgtatgtgctgtTTATGTACAGTGCATATATGTAAACATCTATAGTATACACTGAATGAACAaaaaattaggaacaccttcctaatattgagttgcaacagTTCAAACTCAAAACCAGGAAGTCCCCAAAACCAGGAAGTCCCCAAAACCAGGAAGTCCCCAAAACCAGAAGGTCCCCAAAACCAGGAAGTCCCCAAAACCAGGAAGTCCCCAAAACGTGTAAAGACACATGAGCTACATGAGTGACATCATTTATATTCTCACATGTTCTCCAaatcacattgatgtgccatttgTAAATGAGAAACAGGCCCCACATCATTGAGACAGCATGCTGGTTGGGGTGGTGAGTTGTGGGCTAGCATCATGCATCATGGGAGAGAAGGATAGTAAAGAATTAATCTGTTGAAAAGGGCTGGTCAATTTGATGAATATGACTTGTGACCATTAATAATGATGTTGATTTTATCTCTTGGGAATAGCTGTGATTTACTCTGGGATGGGTAATGACAGAATAGCTGTGATTTACTCTGGGAACTCTGGGATGGGTAATGACAGAATAGCTGTGATTTACTCTGGGATGGGTAATGACAGAATAGTTGTGATTTACTCTGGGATGGGTAATGACAGAATAGCTGTGATTTACTCTGGGATGGGTAATGACAGAATAGCTGTGATTTACTCTGGGATGGGTAATGACAGAATAGCTGTGATTTACTCTGGGATGGGTAATGACAGAATAGTTGTGATTTACTCTGGGATGGGTAATGACAGAATAGCTGTGATTTACTCTGGGATGGGTAATGACAGAATAGCTGTGATTTACTCTGGGATGGGTAATGACAGAATAGCTGTGATTTACTCTGGGATGGGTTATGACAGAATAGCTGTGATTTACTCTGGGATGGGTTATGACATTGTTTTCTTGATTCAGTAGTTGTGGTTAAGGAGATGATGTAATGTGTTAGGCCTTGCTTGAATCCATGCTATCTACTTCATACGGCTTCAATACTGCAATCACAAAAGCTGTGTAAATGTCTCACACTGGGGGTCATCATAAATCATTGTTTAGCACAATTATCCAATTATTTATTTGTTCACAAAATAAGGTGTGATCTCATAATTTAACCTGGAGGATTAAAATTATTATTCTGAGAAATCATTTGGCAATGTTTTAATTAATTAATCCATTACTCCAGCGTTATATTGACATACATCCTTTTGATGTGGAAaacgcacagaaacacacaaacgcacgttacacacacacacacacacacacacatacagacccacacacacacacacagtcattatTAATTGCGGTTGCAATGTTTTCCTAATACATCACATAGTGGGAATAGGTGTGCAGCCTAGTTACCCGATGTGTGcgtgcatataggcctactgtgcgTAAAGACGCGTCAGCAGCGGCGCGGTCCCTTTTCTTCAGGAGTAGGGTGGAGGTGTTTTCATTTTCCAGATTGTAGAATCATAAAACAAGTGAAACCCCTTTCTTAGTAGATTATGTAATAACAATCCTCTCAAAACAGCAATAGGCCTACACTTGATGTGCCTTCTCGACGGTAGTAACCTATAAGTACTTTCAGACAGCTATAGATTATTTCGCCCGCACGTTGGTTTCTTGGTTGAATGCCTCGGATATTGATCTGTGCAAGGATTGTATCGAAAATACATCCGTACTTATGGAGTGGTCTATCTGATTTAAGATATTGTGTTCGCCGTAATTTGATTGACATTCAGTAACTGTAGTTTGACGATATAAACGTGTGTTGGTTTGTCCTATATGGTAGGCTATGGAGCAATGGAGTCTGAAAAACATATTCCAGAACGCGTCGTTTTTCTTTAGACAAGTTGATAAAGAAAAACATTTCAACGCAATGGACTTGCAAACCCCACAATCTAAAACATAACGCCATAACCTAAAATATAACAGCATTTTTTTCGTAGAGTAAAGAGTTCTGACTTTAGGATATATGATGTGGCCCATAGGGcggcgcgcaattggcccagcgtcgcctgggttagggtttgcccggtgtaggccatcattgtaaataagaatttgttcttaacataCTTGCCTAGttatgaaggttaaataaaaatctaATAAATAAATAGATCATATAGCCAATATTGCACCCTGTACACAGTATAGCCTGAACTAAATATTTACCCTAACAAAAATAATAGGCATAATTGTTTTTAGAGCAAATGTATAAATATATCTAATCCCACTTTTCCGTTATGAAAAACTCTCTGCCCAGACAAATAAGACCATGTCCAAAAGTAATCCTGCGAGACGAAAACAAGACCCCAAAACATTAATTTATGTTCTTTGGGATGTTACTTTTTAAGATTGATTGTTCTTTCACAACGTGCTGCTGAAATTGCATATTTTTAAGAATAAGTCTACACGCGGCTAACTTCCGTATTCGGATTTTATCTGACTGAGACCATCATTCGTTTGAAGGTGTAGGCTAAatataatttgtaaaaaaaaaaaatgctacaTTTTCTAATGGCATTTGAAATTAATATCGGTGAAAGATTATTAGGCTACTGCCTAAattactgcaacaacaacaacaaaatactcTATTGCACATTGAGTGGCGAAATGCATTTGTGGCAGATGACAGTAGCCTAGGCTGCATTTTGGTTTCATTATTTTAAAAGttgaacaaaatatattttgcagtCTTAAAGGTATGAAATGTGAATAAAATGTGATTCGAATAAAATGTTACTAAAATGAAGTTTATGTGGCACAGACTTAAAATGGAAATAGGCTTACACACATCTTAAatgcaattccacaaattaaattgcatcgattttttttttttaaacagaccaATTATGCTCATGTCCCACATACTCAAGTGTTTATCATTAAGTCATTTTTAGGTCGAATTATTAATTCCATAAACAACCTACCAGGTTCATAAACCTGATTTAGCTTGTGGAATGAATAATGTAATTTATGAAGAAATATGAGAGAGCCCAATTTACCAGAAAAATGATTTAAACATGTCATTCTAAGGCATAGCCTAACGTGGAAAAGTGATTTGCAATGTGCGGTATAAGGCCCAACAGACACAGAAATAGGCAACCATTTTTCCGATCAAAAACACAATGAAAAAAATAACGAATAGGCTGCAGACTTTTGTATGTAGGAAACATAAAAGTCAAAAAATTTGCATTTCAAAAAACAACATATACATACTGACTTGTAATGTCAATGTAACATCAAAATGGCGTCATCAAATAAAGCCTACATCTTAactgtaaaaaacaacaaaaataatgcACCTTGAGCTTCTTACCAATTATATTATAATTACTTTATTTTTGTCACGCTTGGAGCTATCGCAAATAAATACATTGAGCCCACGGATCCTGTCCTGCATGAAATACACCCCAAATAATGTCATTTAGGCGTAGAATCTCCTTTATAAATGTATAGTTATTGTCCGTATGTCGGTCTGTCCTGCATCTTCTACTGGTATCCTAATGCCGATGCCGTGGTGAGCCTCTGTCCATACAAGGCATAGGGAGAGTAATAAGAACCTGTTGCAGCGGGCATCTGAATCGATGCGCCGGGTGGCATGGGGCTCTTTGAATAGGGGTGATAGCGCGTGCTCAGTCCCAGAGGGTGATGCGGGCTCCTGAGTGTGAGCGTTCCAGGGCTTCCCGGCGCCCCGTTCGGGGGCATGTGCATATGGCAAGCCATGGCGGCCGCGGCAGCGTTGGCTAGCGAAGATGAACCCGGGTACCCTGATATCAACTTCTCCGTCCCCGCAAAAGCAGTGTGAGTCCTTAGGTGATTGAGAAGCTCTTCTGAGGAAGAAAAACGCTTGTCACAAGGTCCGTTAGCCGAGACCCAATTACAGACGTGTGGCAGAGGGTCATTTGGGAGCATGAAGCCATAGGGGTATAACGGGTGTCCAGCAAAAGATGGCGGCGAGGAATGCACGCTATGCAAAGGGTGAGTTGGGTACATGAGAGGGTATCCTGACTTCAAAGCCGAGGATTCATGGCACTGCGAGGCACCGGAGGCACCGGATAAGTGGCTCGGGCAGTGGTAACTCAGGCAGTACGGGTCTCTGCACAGGCTAGCAGACATTAGAGACGGAGGAGAAGATCTGGACAAGGGGCTCCCAGCCTTACTGCACTGAAGTTGGCTGGCAAACTGAGCGCTTAGTAGTTGACTGCTAGATTTCGTCGGGTCTAAAGTCATTCCATGAGGGAGAAAGTGTTGGGGATAGCCTGCATACGCACCTGCTAAACTTCCAGGGTAGGTCATGCCGGAATGCGGTAGGGGAAAAACACTGTGACCAGGTTTGTAGGGGGAGACGGGCGCTACGAGTCCTCCTGAACCCAGAACAGATGATGACGAGGAGACAGATGTGAGTGAGTCTGATGTGATAGCCTTTGAACCAGAAGTGTTCTCCTGGCGTTGGTTAACCTCACCATTAACCCCACATATCCGGCTGTGACCGTTGCTGCCCTCCGTTGTACTGGTTTTATTGCTATCAAATTCCTTCTTCTTTTCCTCTGTGTCTCCCTGCTTACCATCTGACGGCAGCGGAGACACAGAGTGGCAGGAGCTGGGGCTGCCTGTCCTGGGGGTGAACGGCTGGCAGGTGGCGCTAGGCACTCGGAAACTAGCTTTATCTCCACTCAGACTGCCGCTGCCGAATGAGGAGTCCTTGTTCTTCTCCGATGATTTGGCGTAGGGTTTGAAGCTTGATTTGTCTTCATTTCCAATGTCACTCATTTTTAGTGGTCCGGGTTTGGTCTCTTTGTCACTAGATCCATTTGAGGTTACGGATGAGATTTTGGAAGAGGACGAAGGATCTGGTTTACCGATTTGAGAGCAGGTCTGTGCTAAGAGAGCCAACGGACTTTTCTTGGCATCCAGCTGC
The sequence above is a segment of the Oncorhynchus kisutch isolate 150728-3 linkage group LG25, Okis_V2, whole genome shotgun sequence genome. Coding sequences within it:
- the LOC109870327 gene encoding zinc finger protein 503, producing the protein MITSPALSVLRNSIVNPVWESSSSGEKGATTINKPFLHLVSPSDPLRQANRIPIKILKMLTARGGHILHPEYLQPLPSTPISPIELDAKKSPLALLAQTCSQIGKPDPSSSSKISSVTSNGSSDKETKPGPLKMSDIGNEDKSSFKPYAKSSEKNKDSSFGSGSLSGDKASFRVPSATCQPFTPRTGSPSSCHSVSPLPSDGKQGDTEEKKKEFDSNKTSTTEGSNGHSRICGVNGEVNQRQENTSGSKAITSDSLTSVSSSSSVLGSGGLVAPVSPYKPGHSVFPLPHSGMTYPGSLAGAYAGYPQHFLPHGMTLDPTKSSSQLLSAQFASQLQCSKAGSPLSRSSPPSLMSASLCRDPYCLSYHCPSHLSGASGASQCHESSALKSGYPLMYPTHPLHSVHSSPPSFAGHPLYPYGFMLPNDPLPHVCNWVSANGPCDKRFSSSEELLNHLRTHTAFAGTEKLISGYPGSSSLANAAAAAMACHMHMPPNGAPGSPGTLTLRSPHHPLGLSTRYHPYSKSPMPPGASIQMPAATGSYYSPYALYGQRLTTASALGYQ